CCGGTAATTTTATCCAATCTTTTTCGGTATTCTTTATCCGGAAGCGAATCAGGCAGTTCGAGTGAATTTCCGGCTGCAAACCAGTCCAGTATCTGCTGATATGGGTGACCGTTTTCTTCACCAGATTTTTTCTGCTGGGGATCGGGCAGTAGTTCTTTAAAAGCAGAATTAATCGCCCTGCCGAGCAGATGTTTAGCTACGTTCACCGCCCCTTCCTGCTCTCCTTCATACACCAGTTCAAGCTTGCCGGTAATAGCCGGAACCATGTGAAATAAATCTGTGATCCGCAGCGTCGTGGATGTTTCACCATTCGACACCATTCGTCGTTCTGCCGCTGATATAACCTGTTCAAAACCCGTTATGGTCATACGCGCCGATACACCGCTTTTTTGATCGATATATTCACTTTCTCTCGCCTCAAAAGCCACCCGTGCCAGAATCCGGCGATAGACATCCGGCATCTGAACTGACAGCTCCCCATCTCGTTCTGTCCACGCCTCCTGCCCGGCAATCTCTTCCGCAATTTGAATATTTTTTGGATAATGCGTGATGATTTGAGAGTCAATTCTGTCTTTCAGCGGAGTGATAATATTTCCGCGGTTTGTATAATCTTCGGGATTTGCAGAAAAACCCATGAACAGGTCCAGCGGAATACGGATATTAAATCCGCGAATCTGAATATCACGTTCCTGCATGATGTTTAAGAGCGCAACCTGTATTCGCGGCTGAAGATCAGGGAGTTCATTGATGACAAAAATGCCCCGGTTCACTCTTGGAATCAGGCCAAAATTAATCACTTCCTCATCTGCGAGTGTAAGGCGTTTTGATGCAGCTTTAATCGGGTCGAGATCTCCTATGAGATCCGCAACGGTTGTATCGGGTGTGGCGAGCTTTTCTCCGTATCGCTGCTCTCTGCCAATCCACTCAATCGGCGTATCATCCCCATCCTGTTCAATTTTCTCCCTTGCATATTTTGAAACGGGATGATAGGGATCGTCATGTATTTCGGAGCCTGCAACAATGGGCATCTCGTCATCTAAAAAGTGTACCAGCATTCTCAGAATCTTCGTTTTTGCCTGACCCCTTAGCCCAAGTAGCAGCAGGTCGTGTCTGCCGAGTATGGCATTTTGGAGTTGGGGAATAACCGAGTGATCATAACCCAGGATTCCCGGGAACAGCTCTTCTCCGCTGCGCATTTTTGTGATCAGATTTCTCCGCAGTTCATCCTTAACAGAAACTGATTTCCACCCGCTTTCTTTGAGTTCACCTAACGTGCCGACTTTCTTGCTCATGTAAATGTTTTGAATTGAGTTCTCTGTGCAGAAGTCAAAACTTAAAAAACGGCAACTTCATTTCAACCTAAGTGCTTTTTAAAAAATGAGTAAAAAAGCGGCTGATATTGTTTGAAAACGGCGTGGTACTGTGGAGTTTATCATCAATACCGTCATGCCGGACTTCGATCCGGCATCTCCCATTTTTGTTCGAGCTTTAGATACTGCCAGTGGCAAACATTTCCACGTTGCGTAGATGGGAGATCCCGCATCCCCCGAAGAAATCCCCGCGGTAAAGTGCGGGATGACGTTGCACCGGTGCGTTTTACACTGATCAATTATCGAACACCAGCTTTCACGATAATCAAAGAGATGTGAGAACACGGGATTTTATTTTGGTTTCTTCCCACTCTTCCTCCGGTTTGGAATCCCCGGTGATCGCCCCGCCGACCGGATAGTGCAGTCTGTTATTCTGAAGGATACAGGAGCGTATCACCACATTAAAATCAAAATCTCCGTTTGGGTTGATATATCCGATTGCCCCGGAATAGATTCCTCTCTTGTAACTCTCCATCTTTTCGATCTGTTTCATCACCCGTAATTTTGGTGCACCCGTCATTGATCCCATCGGAAAGCAGGCTTTAATTGCGTCCACCGGGTCTGTGTCGGGCCTCAGCTCCCCTTCAACCCGTGAAATCAGCTGATGAACGGTTCCAAAACTCTGAATATCGTACAGTTTGCTAACCTTGATAGAACCGGGGCGCGATACTTTAGAGAGATCATGCCTTACCAGGTCTACGATCATCAGGTTTTCAGCCTCATTTTTTTCACTCTTCAGCTCATTTCTGAGTTTCAGATCTATCTCCGGGTCCGTGCTTCTGCCCGATGTTCCTTTAATGGGTTCCGACAAAATTGTGCTCCCCTCCTTCTTCAGAAATCTTTCCGGTGAATTGCAGCAGACAGTAAAATCATCCATCTCGATCAGGCTGGCAAAAGGAACGGGATTAACACCACTCATCCGCCTGAATAATTGAAAAGGATCTCCATCATAGTCTGCTGATATTGGATATGAATAGTTCATCTCATAAAAATCACCTTCAGCGATTAACCCTTTAATTTCTTCAACCGCATGCTGATAGGAACTCTCTGAGATTCCCGGTTTGATATTTTTAATAGGTAAAGCCCGCGCACTGTTCTGTGTATCTACATCAGGAATAGGGAGCGTTTCTCCCAGCAGCTGATCCACTTCACCGCTCTCAATCACAAATAGAATGGAGGGTTCCATCATAAAAAGATCAGGAGTTCTGTAGAGCTTTTGGTTTTCGGAACTCAGGGATTCAATGGAATTTTTCATATCGTACCCGATGTATCCAAACAACCATCCCGATTCTCGCCTGAACGATTTAAATATCTCCCACGGTTTATCCGTAAATGTTTGCTGCTTTCCGTTGCCTGTCCACCTCGATTCAAACCCTTCTATAATGAGTTTTTTTTGCGGGAAAGCCGCTATATATGTCCGGTTTGATTCGGGGTGCCCGCTGAGTTGTGATTCAAGTATTACAATCTCTTTGTTTTCAAAATGATCGGCGGCTTTTTTCAGGTGGTGATAGATTACATCGGTTTGCCGTAGGGAGTTCTTCCTGCTCATTCAGTTGCTTCTCTTTGTTTGTTAAAGAATCGACTTCGAACTTAGCGGTTCGATGGTTAACTTACATCAAAATTTTCACCGTATGAATTTCTATAAGGTAGCAGTACGCCCAATCCTCTTCAAATTCTCTGCTGATTATGCGCATGAACTTGCCATCCAATCTGCAGGGTTCGTAAGTCAGAACCGTATTTTAACCGGGTTAGCGGAAAAAATTTATTCAAAAAATGATTCTCGTTTACATCAAAAAATCTGGGGACTGAAATTTAAAAATCCCGTGGGTCTTGCCGCCGGGTTTGATAAAAACGGAACGACAACCTACCTGATGGAGGCACTCGGTTTTGGTTTTCTCGAAGTGGGGAGCATAACGGCAAATGCCTGTACCGGGAATCCCAAGCCAAGGAGTTTCAGGTTACCGGAAGATCAATCACTTATCAATCGGTTAGGGCTAAACAACGATGGCGCTAAAACGATCATCAAACGTTTAAAAAAACATGAACATGACGTGCCAATAGGTGTGAATATTGCCAAAACCCACAACCCGGATATCAGCGGTGAACTGGCACTTAAAGATTACCACTTTAGCTTTACGCTGGCTAAAAAAGTAGCTGATTATATAACCATCAACATATCATGCCCCAACACTACCGAGGGCAAAACCTTTGAAGATCCTGAACTGCTTAACAAACTTCTTTCACATCTTGAAGTGGGAAATGATGCCTCCGATCCCCCGGTACTCATAAAATTTTCCGTTGACCTTGATGAACATCAGCTGGTAGAGTTACTGGATATAACAGAGAGCTTCGCCGTCAGCGGTTATGTAGCAACAAATACATCAGCCCGGCGAGACGCACTCAAAACCTCGTCAGGCAGGTTGAAACGCATTGGAAAGGGTGGTCTAAGCGGCCGGGCAATTCGGGATAAAAGTACGGATATTATCCGGCAAATTTCTGAGCATACGAAAAGTGAAAAAACGATAATCGGGGTGGGTGGTGTGACTGATGCCGAAAGCGCAATAGAAAAAATCAAAGCGGGAGCTGATCTTCTGCAAATCTATACCGGAATGGTTTTCGAAGGACCATCCCTCGTAAAAAGAATAAACAGCGGAATTCTCCGGTATCTGGAAGAGCATAACCTGGATCATGTTTACCAGATCAGATCGTAATCGTTACGTGCTGATTTTTTTATTCCATCCTAACGCGTTTGATACCTGAAAGTAAATGTGCACTGAAGTTCACTGTCGTGCGGATGATTTTCAAACCGTAGATTTTCTTCAATAGCACTTTCAAACGCCTGCGGAATACCCGTTCGGTCCATCCGGCTGATCTGCTCATAATCCGTAACATCACCCTCTGGTGAAATAACCAGCCTGTAAACCAATTCTCCGCTCATTGATGTTCTCGTAGACCACGAAGGGTATGATATGCTTTCCATAAATGAATCAATTCCGCCCGCTACTTCTAACCCGGGATAAGCCTCACTACATTCCAGCAGTTCCGACGCAGGGAGTTCTACAGACCGTAATTGATCTTCCGCAAGGCTGTCAGGGATAGCCTGCTCTGTTGGCGGTTCAGGCTGCTGAAGTGTTTGCCTCAAAACGCGAACCCGCGGTATAACAGAGCTTGAGGCATAGGTCTCTTCAATGGTTTCCAGCACAGAGCGGGTACTATCCCAGTATGCACCTTCAAATGGGAAAACAGCGTGGAAGTCGGGTTCTATAAGAGTTGAGTCTGCAATTTGCCTCCAGTACGAGATGTCGGAATCTGTAAGCGTGGTATCCCGGACCACTGCAGATGCCGAATCTTTTAGTTCGGCGAACTCCTGCTTGCGGCCGTTCCACTCCTCATTTAACATAAACCAGTTTCTAACCTTCCCGGTTGTATCCGGTTCCTGCATCTGTGCAGCACGCATATACTCTTTGGCTGCTTCGTACAACAACAGAGGGCGCTGACTTTCAAGTGCGCCAGAGTTCGCAAGCTCTTTCAGCTGTTTTGCATTCTCTACAGGATCTTCACCCCGCCGGGATTCAATATCCCGATAAATATCTTCCACAAACCTTTCTTCAGTGAGGTCACCAACAGGCATAACCAGGTCCAGTCTTGATGCTGTTCTCCTTGCAAATTCTGTTTCCGGATATTCATCAACCAATCGCTGCCCCCAGTGACGTGCCTGTTCAGTATTCTGATCGGCCAGCTCAATTTCTGCCAGCGTATAGAGAGAGCGGGGTATCAGGTCAGTACTTCTGTCACTTGCTGCAATCCTTTCGTAATATACTTTAGCACTGTCGGGCATATTTAATGACATAAAAAAGACGTTCCCGAGAGAATAGTACCGGTTTTCAATTCTTGCACGTAGGCTATCCTGCGCTTGTTCACTGAACGGAATTTCACTGATGTCTACGGAAACCTGGAACGAGCTTTCTCTTTCAATTACATTGTTTTCAGCAACAACAACTTCACCATTTTCAATTTCAACAGGATCCAGACCTGAGGCTGCAGTTGTGATAGATGCTCTTCGCCGCCAATTGTCTGCAAGCGGACGATCTCCCCAGATAGCCTGGAACTGAATACTGGCATTCGCAACCATTAATTGGTTGCGTATGTTCAGAAATCCGTGCTCTGTAGATTCCGCAGCTTCAGCTACTGAATCAAAATCATCTGGGTCGACATTTACAGCCTGATCCTGCTGTCTTTCCCTTCGCTGTATTTCCTCTTCAATCTCCTGCTGACGCTGTCTTTGAATTTCAGCAATCACTGAATCAAATTCCGCGGGCTCCAGCTGACCAAGATAAAGCAGGCTGTCCATGTGCGCAATCTCTTTTGAGACCCGGGCATACTCTCCGAATGAATTGGCAAGAGAGCGCGCATTAAAATCCTGCGGAAGCCTGTTTCTGTCTACTCTTTCCAGGGAAGCGGAATCGTAATATGCAGCGGCCATCTCAAAGTCCCCAAAATTGTGCCGATAGATTTCGGCCATCCCGTTAAACACTTTCGCACGAGTAACGGGTTGCGGAGCACGAATGGGGTTGCGAAGCACTTGTTCATACATATTAAGAGCCTGTTCCGGCTCGCCTCTCAGCTGAACAGTTCGTGCCACTTCGTACTGTAATTCAGTCCGCGACTCTGTATTTTTATCACTCCGCTCCATGCTTCGGTAGAGGTCATACGCCCGATCATATTCCCCGATCCGGCGGGCAACTTCTGCCTCTTTCCGATTCGCGTTAAACAATAGATCATACGAAGAGACGGAACTGTGAACGCTGCC
This portion of the Rhodohalobacter sp. SW132 genome encodes:
- a CDS encoding magnesium chelatase encodes the protein MSKKVGTLGELKESGWKSVSVKDELRRNLITKMRSGEELFPGILGYDHSVIPQLQNAILGRHDLLLLGLRGQAKTKILRMLVHFLDDEMPIVAGSEIHDDPYHPVSKYAREKIEQDGDDTPIEWIGREQRYGEKLATPDTTVADLIGDLDPIKAASKRLTLADEEVINFGLIPRVNRGIFVINELPDLQPRIQVALLNIMQERDIQIRGFNIRIPLDLFMGFSANPEDYTNRGNIITPLKDRIDSQIITHYPKNIQIAEEIAGQEAWTERDGELSVQMPDVYRRILARVAFEARESEYIDQKSGVSARMTITGFEQVISAAERRMVSNGETSTTLRITDLFHMVPAITGKLELVYEGEQEGAVNVAKHLLGRAINSAFKELLPDPQQKKSGEENGHPYQQILDWFAAGNSLELPDSLPDKEYRKRLDKITGLKEIATQIESVKGGDEYAVMDFVIEALHQNSMLGKEDLDEQRTYSDMLGSMLGGMGEFDEDDYSDLE
- a CDS encoding anthranilate synthase component I family protein — its product is MSRKNSLRQTDVIYHHLKKAADHFENKEIVILESQLSGHPESNRTYIAAFPQKKLIIEGFESRWTGNGKQQTFTDKPWEIFKSFRRESGWLFGYIGYDMKNSIESLSSENQKLYRTPDLFMMEPSILFVIESGEVDQLLGETLPIPDVDTQNSARALPIKNIKPGISESSYQHAVEEIKGLIAEGDFYEMNYSYPISADYDGDPFQLFRRMSGVNPVPFASLIEMDDFTVCCNSPERFLKKEGSTILSEPIKGTSGRSTDPEIDLKLRNELKSEKNEAENLMIVDLVRHDLSKVSRPGSIKVSKLYDIQSFGTVHQLISRVEGELRPDTDPVDAIKACFPMGSMTGAPKLRVMKQIEKMESYKRGIYSGAIGYINPNGDFDFNVVIRSCILQNNRLHYPVGGAITGDSKPEEEWEETKIKSRVLTSL
- a CDS encoding quinone-dependent dihydroorotate dehydrogenase, whose protein sequence is MNFYKVAVRPILFKFSADYAHELAIQSAGFVSQNRILTGLAEKIYSKNDSRLHQKIWGLKFKNPVGLAAGFDKNGTTTYLMEALGFGFLEVGSITANACTGNPKPRSFRLPEDQSLINRLGLNNDGAKTIIKRLKKHEHDVPIGVNIAKTHNPDISGELALKDYHFSFTLAKKVADYITINISCPNTTEGKTFEDPELLNKLLSHLEVGNDASDPPVLIKFSVDLDEHQLVELLDITESFAVSGYVATNTSARRDALKTSSGRLKRIGKGGLSGRAIRDKSTDIIRQISEHTKSEKTIIGVGGVTDAESAIEKIKAGADLLQIYTGMVFEGPSLVKRINSGILRYLEEHNLDHVYQIRS
- a CDS encoding tetratricopeptide repeat protein — protein: MKKALQIAIVVFILAACGTPLEQPWRNFNAYFNTFYNAQQYFSDGLEQNERQTPDVNPLQPIQVFLPPTNAGLQDFQRAIETGASILRDHPESKYVEPSIAIIGKSYFYRSEFFAALEKFQELSTITSGKMQQEAIFWQGRVYHQMGSYNEGLRFLQSEIDLIEDWDSEMLAKTRVMQAQLHIAQENWSAANELLQENISGINDRDTESRAHFLHGQVLERLENYEEARLAYGSVHSSVSSYDLLFNANRKEAEVARRIGEYDRAYDLYRSMERSDKNTESRTELQYEVARTVQLRGEPEQALNMYEQVLRNPIRAPQPVTRAKVFNGMAEIYRHNFGDFEMAAAYYDSASLERVDRNRLPQDFNARSLANSFGEYARVSKEIAHMDSLLYLGQLEPAEFDSVIAEIQRQRQQEIEEEIQRRERQQDQAVNVDPDDFDSVAEAAESTEHGFLNIRNQLMVANASIQFQAIWGDRPLADNWRRRASITTAASGLDPVEIENGEVVVAENNVIERESSFQVSVDISEIPFSEQAQDSLRARIENRYYSLGNVFFMSLNMPDSAKVYYERIAASDRSTDLIPRSLYTLAEIELADQNTEQARHWGQRLVDEYPETEFARRTASRLDLVMPVGDLTEERFVEDIYRDIESRRGEDPVENAKQLKELANSGALESQRPLLLYEAAKEYMRAAQMQEPDTTGKVRNWFMLNEEWNGRKQEFAELKDSASAVVRDTTLTDSDISYWRQIADSTLIEPDFHAVFPFEGAYWDSTRSVLETIEETYASSSVIPRVRVLRQTLQQPEPPTEQAIPDSLAEDQLRSVELPASELLECSEAYPGLEVAGGIDSFMESISYPSWSTRTSMSGELVYRLVISPEGDVTDYEQISRMDRTGIPQAFESAIEENLRFENHPHDSELQCTFTFRYQTR